The window ATTGTTTGAAAGTTAAACCCGGTATAATCATAATTATTTTGATTATTCATGACTGTATAAGCTTGATACCAAGATTCAATAGTTGTTAAAGCATTTTCTCTTAATAAAACTTCATCTTCATATAATAAAGATACTTGTGTAAATAAAATAGCGGGATAAATCATATACCACATTGAAATATTTCTACTATTTCCGCTTGGATTATTAATAACAACTTTTTCTTCTTGATTGAAAAAGACGTTTAATGCATGCACAAAATTAAATCCATTTTGATTGGACTTATCAATACCCAGTAAGGACGCACTTAAAACTGCAGCAATACTAGTTACTGCTTCTTGCGTTCCATCTTGACCATTTCTATAATCACCAACATATGCAGCAATTCCATATGTATCAAATGTTTCATCTTCCCAAATGAGTGGTAAAAATGTACCTGTTTTTTCAAAATCATAAACAAAACTATCATAAAGATGAGCACGCGATTTAAAATCTATGATTTCATAATTTTGAGGTAATTCACTTGAAAATTGGTCAATTCTAAATATTGATTTTTGATAGGTAGCCATCTTCTCTAGATTAGAAGATTGGCAAGCTGTGATGCTTACCAAAGTAAGCACCACAAGCATAACCAAACTGATCTTTTTGATCATTTTATTAACTTAATTCGCCTTGGAAAATAGTAAATGATAACACTTCTACTTGCGCATCTGCAGCACCAACAGCCCAAATCCAGAATTTACCTTCAATCTTTCCATTATAAGCATCAATAATATCTTGACCGAATTGTGCATTAATATCTGCCATGACAAACTTATTCCATTTCATTCCATTGTCTTCAAATACGTATAAACCCCATTCATGACCTTCAAGTGGATTGTCTGGAACAAATTTAACTGTCCATTTGAATGCATCGTTTACTTCTTTAATACGAATTGCAACATAAGTTTGTTTAGTTAAATCTAGTTTAACTGTAGGAGACTCTACTCCACCCCAAGATTCTGCACCAACTTTAACTACAGTGAAATCACCTTCAGCATTATAAGTTGCTGTACCAAATGCTGACTCATCAGATGTAACTGATCCTGTCCATGTGCCAATATCCTTAGCTGAGAATTTCTCAACTACCTTTAATGTATCTTGTGTCCCCTGACCACAAGCTACCAACGTTAGCATCGCTAACATAACAACTGCTAAAGTTAAAATCTTTTTCATTTTTTTCTCTCCTTTTTTTATTTTAACCTTTGATACCAGACATTTTAACGCCCTCAACAAAGTACTTTTGAGCGTATAATAGGATGCCTATGATCGGAACTAAGGCAATGAAACTTGCTGCCATTAGCGGACCCCAAATGATCTCACCGGTCATAGAGTTGAATGAAGCCAATCCTAATTGAATCGTATACTTGGCTGGGTCATTAATATAAATTAATTGACCAAGCAAGTCGTTCCACGTTCCCATAAATGACCATAACGCGATGGTAATTAATGCGGGTTTTGCTAGTGGAATAAAAATGTAAGTAAAGATTTGAAGATAGTTTGCGCCATCTATCACCGCTGATTCTTCGAAATCTCTCGGGAAAGTTTCAAAATACATTTTTAAGAAGAATATGAATGAAGCACTTCCGAAATATGCAGGAAGAATCAGTGGTGTATAGTTGTCAGTTAAACCAAAAAATGACCAAATAATGAATGTTGGGATCATTGTCACTTCATAAGGAAGCATCATAGTTGCAAGTAAAATCATAAAAAGTATATTTTTACCTTTAAATCTAAATCTTGCAAATCCAAATGCTACTAATGCTGAGACAAAGACTTCACCAAATATTTTTAGCAATGCAATAACAACTGTATTCCACATGTAACTAAAGATTGGTATAGTTTCTAATGCACGACCATAATTTCCGAAAAAGAAATGTCGTGGGAAGAAAGTCATTTCCGATGTAATAATTTCTGCTTCTGTTTTAAATGATGTTGAAATCATCCACATGAATGGAAGGAGCATAGCAATCGAACCTAAGATTAAGAAAATATGCAAGATTACTTCTTTTATAAGTTTTTTTCTAAAATGCGCTTGTTTAATTGTTTTAACTGTATCTGTCATTATATGCCCCCTTAATTCGTATGTACCCAGTATTTACGTGTAATATTCACGATAACTGTAAAGAACATAATGATGATAAATAATACCCATGCAAGCGCAGTTGCATATCCCATGTTATAGTGGTTAAATGCTTGTTCATATAAATAAACCATATAGAACTCACCCTCACCACCAGCTCCACCTAAAATAAACGCATCTGTAAACTTTCTAAATGATGAAATAATACCAATGATTAGGTTATAGAAAATAATTGGTGTCATCATTGGTAATGTAATATACCATGTCTTCTGTAGTTGAGTTGCCCCATCAATTTCTGCTGATTCATATAATGATGCAGGCACATCTTTTAATGCTGATAAGTAAGTTAGAATACCTCCTCCAGCACCCCAAATTGCCATAATTAGGTAGGATGGTAAAACCCATTCTGGATCATATAACCAGTTTGGACCTTTAATACCAATCCAGGATAAAGCTAAATTAATCAGTCCATTATTCGGATCTAAAATCCATCTAAATACAATCGAAACTGCAACCCCTGAAACAATTGCAGGCATATAGTATAAAATTCGATAAATTCCAACTGCTCTAATGTTTTTACTTAACATTACAGAAATAACAAATGATGTAAAGACGACAAGTGGAATGGAAATAATCGCAAACCTAAATGTAATCCATAAAGAGTGCCAAAATTGATCTGCTGAAAATATCTCTCTGTAATTTTGGAGTCCAACCCAATTAATGTTAGTACCTACAATCGACCAGTCGGTAAATCCAATGAATATTGCCGCAATCATTGGAAATAAAGTAAATAGAATTAATCCAATAAACCACGGTAATACAAAGTAAAAACCAACTCGTTCTTTATTTTTCATATGCTAAGTTCCAATTTTGTTACGCATTCCAGCTGCTGCTTTATCAATTAAATCTTCATAGTCAACATCAGGATTTTGTAAAATTGGTAAATATAACCCACGCCATAAATATAAATCAGATATTTCAGTCCATACTTCTGTGTATTTCGCTGATCTAGCATGTTCTAATGCATGTTGAATTGTTGGTAATGCTGCTTCTTTATCAGGTGCAATCAAAGGTATATTTTCAATTGTTCCTTTTATTGGAGGTGCAATCTTCCATCTAAAGAATGCTAGCGTTAAAGCTTCTAATGCCTCATATGCTAAATCTTTATCTTTTACAGATTGACTCATTACAGTTGATGCAGTCCAGTCGAATGGATTTGATTGACCAGTTGGATCTGAAGGAATTGGAGCGTATCCTAATTCAAACTTATCATTTTCAGGCATTAATGATATTTTTCTTTCAAAATCATCTTGAATACCTCCCATATACATTGCAACTTCTTGTCTTTCAAAGTAAACATTTCTAGCATATGAGATTGAATTATATCTAGGAATTAAATTTTCTCTAAAGAGCGTAACTAAATTACCAACCCCACGTTTTGTTCCTACAGAATCTAAAATCACAGTTTTACCGTCATCTGCAAGGATATCTCCTCCACCACTCCAGATAAACGTTTCAATATTTGGATTTCCTTCTATAACTGTTGCAAACACACTTTTATTTCGATATTGCTTACCAGCTATTTGACGAGAAACCGCAATAAAATCATCCCAAGTCCAATCATCAGTCGCACTTGGAGGTGTAACCTCTAGTGCCTCAAACATTGTCTTGTTATAGTACACAATAAATGGATTTGCAATCCAAGGAAGTCCCCAATATTTTTCCTTGAAATATGCACTTTTAATAACACCCTCATAATAATCATCAACTGTTAAGTTTTCACTTTTATCTAGATAAGGCGTTAAATCCGTTATAGCACCTAGATGCGCATACTTAGCAATTAATTCTTGAGTTAACCAGAAAAATTCAGGTGCTTTTCTTGCTGCAATTTGTGTTGATAACTTGATGTAGTAATCAGATGGGATTGATTGTACTTTTATAACATACTTCCCCTCCGCTTCCTCATTCACTTGTTTAACAATTGCATTAAACTCAGCTAGCTCAGTTCCAGCTGCCCAAGTTGCAATTGTAAACTCATTCGAAGGTTTACTGTTTTGACATGATATCAAAACAATACTTCCAAAAAAGACTAATATAAGTGCCATGAGTTTTTTCATTTTAATCCACCACCCCTATTAATTCGTAACTTTACAAATTGTTTTGTAACTATATTTTATGCTTATTGAAATAAAATGTCAACGCTTACATCTTGATAAAATATACACTTATAAATAAAAAAGGACGAAACTGAAGTAGTCAATACTTTGTAGACATAAAAAATTATCTAAACCCTAATTCAGTTCTATACTGTATTGGGGTTTTATATTTTAATGAGTATGCGAGTCTTTCATTATTAAAATATGCTACATACTTTTTAATAATTTCTAATGGTTTATCACTATGATAAAAATCATACTCATATTTAAGTTCGTCTTTAATCCAACCATTAAGTGATTCAACAATTGGATTATCTGTAGGGGTTGCTATTCTCGACATTGATCTTTTTATGGTATGATTAAATAAAGAGTTGAAGCCTCTTGAGGTATATATTGCTCCTTGATCAGAGTGCACAATCGTGTCAAGGTTCATATATCCTCTTTTTTCTTTTTCATCTATAAAGTTTTTTGCAGCATTATAATGATTTATTGGACTTAAACCATAATTACTGCGTCTTATATCGTAGGCTATAATTGTATTATCGAATAAATCAATATATAGATTCCAGTCATATTTACCACTTTTATGAGTGAGTATTGTTGTATCTGTACATACTTTCTCAAATGGACGACTTGCATCAAAGTCATGTAGTAAATTTGGATAAATCTCATGTTCTTTTCCAGCCTTGTGTCGCTTTATTCTTGCTTTTGAACGAATACCTAATAACTTACAACACTTATGACATAAAAGATCTGAAAAGTATCGATTTGTTTTATTTCTAATATACGATGCTCTATGTTTATATCCCCATATCTTATGTTTAACATAAGTTTCTTTAATTTCTTCTATTAACCATAATCTATTTGCTTGGTATCTGTTTATGATACCTTTTCTTTTTACCCATTTATAATATCCAGAACGCGATACACTCATATATAGACATAAGCTTTCAATATTCATTTCTTTACTTAATAAATCTATGATTTCGTATTCACTTTGGATTGTCTTTTTAATTTTATTTCCATCACCTCCTCGGTTGTGTATCCTTTTTTTAAACGTTCATTCTCTATTCTTAATTTCATATTTTCATATTGAAGTTGTTCTAATTCTGAGAGTTTTTTCTTACGACTGAATTTAGTTAGTGGATTTCCTGGTTTTCTTTTATTCTCTAATGCCTCTATTCCACCTTCATTATATTTTCTAATCCAGTTTGATATCATTCCATAAGATACATTATTTTTTCTTCCTAGTTCTATGGCACTATATTCACCCGATAGAACCAGCTTAACATATTCATATTTTGCTTCTTTACTCCAGTAACGTGATTCAGTTTTATTCTTAACACCTTTAGGTCTTCCCATTAATTGTTCCTCCTGATAAATA of the Acholeplasma hippikon genome contains:
- a CDS encoding LptM family lipoprotein — translated: MKKILTLAVVMLAMLTLVACGQGTQDTLKVVEKFSAKDIGTWTGSVTSDESAFGTATYNAEGDFTVVKVGAESWGGVESPTVKLDLTKQTYVAIRIKEVNDAFKWTVKFVPDNPLEGHEWGLYVFEDNGMKWNKFVMADINAQFGQDIIDAYNGKIEGKFWIWAVGAADAQVEVLSFTIFQGELS
- a CDS encoding carbohydrate ABC transporter permease, which encodes MTDTVKTIKQAHFRKKLIKEVILHIFLILGSIAMLLPFMWMISTSFKTEAEIITSEMTFFPRHFFFGNYGRALETIPIFSYMWNTVVIALLKIFGEVFVSALVAFGFARFRFKGKNILFMILLATMMLPYEVTMIPTFIIWSFFGLTDNYTPLILPAYFGSASFIFFLKMYFETFPRDFEESAVIDGANYLQIFTYIFIPLAKPALITIALWSFMGTWNDLLGQLIYINDPAKYTIQLGLASFNSMTGEIIWGPLMAASFIALVPIIGILLYAQKYFVEGVKMSGIKG
- a CDS encoding carbohydrate ABC transporter permease, coding for MKNKERVGFYFVLPWFIGLILFTLFPMIAAIFIGFTDWSIVGTNINWVGLQNYREIFSADQFWHSLWITFRFAIISIPLVVFTSFVISVMLSKNIRAVGIYRILYYMPAIVSGVAVSIVFRWILDPNNGLINLALSWIGIKGPNWLYDPEWVLPSYLIMAIWGAGGGILTYLSALKDVPASLYESAEIDGATQLQKTWYITLPMMTPIIFYNLIIGIISSFRKFTDAFILGGAGGEGEFYMVYLYEQAFNHYNMGYATALAWVLFIIIMFFTVIVNITRKYWVHTN
- a CDS encoding extracellular solute-binding protein, with the protein product MKKLMALILVFFGSIVLISCQNSKPSNEFTIATWAAGTELAEFNAIVKQVNEEAEGKYVIKVQSIPSDYYIKLSTQIAARKAPEFFWLTQELIAKYAHLGAITDLTPYLDKSENLTVDDYYEGVIKSAYFKEKYWGLPWIANPFIVYYNKTMFEALEVTPPSATDDWTWDDFIAVSRQIAGKQYRNKSVFATVIEGNPNIETFIWSGGGDILADDGKTVILDSVGTKRGVGNLVTLFRENLIPRYNSISYARNVYFERQEVAMYMGGIQDDFERKISLMPENDKFELGYAPIPSDPTGQSNPFDWTASTVMSQSVKDKDLAYEALEALTLAFFRWKIAPPIKGTIENIPLIAPDKEAALPTIQHALEHARSAKYTEVWTEISDLYLWRGLYLPILQNPDVDYEDLIDKAAAGMRNKIGT
- a CDS encoding integrase core domain-containing protein, with amino-acid sequence MNIESLCLYMSVSRSGYYKWVKRKGIINRYQANRLWLIEEIKETYVKHKIWGYKHRASYIRNKTNRYFSDLLCHKCCKLLGIRSKARIKRHKAGKEHEIYPNLLHDFDASRPFEKVCTDTTILTHKSGKYDWNLYIDLFDNTIIAYDIRRSNYGLSPINHYNAAKNFIDEKEKRGYMNLDTIVHSDQGAIYTSRGFNSLFNHTIKRSMSRIATPTDNPIVESLNGWIKDELKYEYDFYHSDKPLEIIKKYVAYFNNERLAYSLKYKTPIQYRTELGFR
- a CDS encoding helix-turn-helix domain-containing protein, giving the protein MGRPKGVKNKTESRYWSKEAKYEYVKLVLSGEYSAIELGRKNNVSYGMISNWIRKYNEGGIEALENKRKPGNPLTKFSRKKKLSELEQLQYENMKLRIENERLKKGYTTEEVMEIKLKRQSKVNTKS